A window of Dysidea avara chromosome 1, odDysAvar1.4, whole genome shotgun sequence genomic DNA:
ttgatttgtttgtagccgatctctctacagggtaatttgtttgtagctgaactctgtacaaggtgcttttttgtaggtgatctcactgcaggttgatttgtttgtagctgaactcactaaagggtgatttgcttgtagctgagctccttacattgtgtccagtttctagctgatctctctacagagtgatttgtttgtagctgaactctctataaggtgatttgtttgcagctgaactctctacatgcatatggtggtttctttgttgctgaactctctacagggtgttttgcttgtagctgaactctctacagggtgatttgtttgtagctgaactctctacagggtgatttgtttctagcttatctctctacaggttgatttgtgtgtaactgatctctctacaagctgatttgtttgtagctgaattctctgcaaagtgttttgtttgtagctgacctcttttcagggtgatttgtttctagttgatctctctacagggtgatttttttgtagctgacctctcttcagggtgatttgtttctagctgattgctctgcaggttgatttgcttgtagatgaactctctacagggtaacttgcttgtagctgaactccttactttgtgtctagtttgtagctgatctctctacagggtgatttgtttgtagctgaactccttacattgtgtgtagtttctagctgatctctctacagggtgatttgtttgtagccgatctctctacagggtaatttgtttgtagctgaactctctacaagttgatttgtgtgtagctgatctctctgcaggttgatttgtttgtagccgatctctctacaaggcaatttgtttgtagctgatctctctacaggttgatttgtttgtagccgatctctctacagggcaatttgtttgtagctgatctctctacagggtgatttttttgtagttgacctctcttcagggtgatttgtttctagctgatctctctacagggtgattttttgtagctgacctctcttcagggtgatttgtttctagctgattgctctacaggttgatttgtttgtagatgaactctctacagggtaatttgcttgtagctgaactccttacattgtgtctagtttgtagttgatctctctacagggtgatttgtttgtagctgaactccttacattgtgtgtagtttctagctgatctctctacacagtgatttgtttgtagctgatctctctacaagttgatttgtgtgtagctgatctctctgcaggttgatttgtttgtagccgatctctctacaggtaatctgtttgtagctgaactctctataaggtgatttgtttgtagctgatctctctgcaggttgatttgttttagctgaactctctacagggtgattgcttgtagctgaactccttacattgtgtctagtttatagctgatgtctctacagggtgatttttttgtagctgaactctcttcagggtgatttgtttctagctgatctctctacaggtagatttgtgttgatttgttcattgctgatcgctctaaaggttgatttgttgcagttgaacaccctgcaaagtgttttgtttgtagctgatcactctaaagggtaatttgtttgtagctgaaccctctctacagtgacttgtgtgtagctgaattctgtgtaaatgaattctctagagagtgacttaattgtagctgaattctctacacagtgcatgacttgtttatagctgaactttcttcagtgtgacttgtaatgttctgaatctctatagtgatatatttgcttaactctccacatggtgactgtcttcttgctgaactgtctataagattaactgtttgcagctgaactccctacagaataacttgtgatgtaataaaattctatattggagtaaataaattagccgaatgctctattagggtgactgttctattagagtatcttgatctcgcatttgctacacggagttggctttcgaatcaaaactcagtggtttgtaatccgattcttctgtactactgcaaggactttctatgaagattattccagctatacaccgattttcagctcattgctctaagcggtttgcctagtaggcgtgaaaactaatacttttttattcataaaaatcgatcgcgtaattgtgacacaggttgggttttgtgtcatatctccgtggtctttatctcgattcctttcaaaccaccaaaaggcactcctacgatggttactccatctacatagcaattttcaactcattccatgaagcggtttaccctgtaggcgtgacaacaaatcgatcttgttttacgcgaataatcggtcataactcctgaaccattcatcggatttgtaccaaatttgatgctaggattcgcctttggactccctttctgtgtgccaaatttcaaggcgatcggagtacgcgtttgcttgttatagcaatttttgcaagtgtgcgaaaagacgaagaagaagaaaaaaaaaacgaagaaaaaaaaacgaaactttggcagctcgtatctcggaaatggctggagcgatttccttcaaatttggaatgtagactcccttggctggcgggcaattgtgtagcaaatttggttccaatcagataagtgatcaccgagatacaaaggtgtgaaaatgacgttttcgttcttcctgtcaatatactcacggtgtggcgcgccggcttcttgggccgcacgacacactaccgtgtgtcttgatgtatatcAGGCAAGAGCATTTGTGGTATGCGAAATACGTATAATTACTCTTATACTATATGCCACACTGTTAATGTACTGTATGCCACGAGAGTGATTTACCTATTAACCCATTTACATGCAGATCATAGGAAATTGCAAGCTTGCTCTACCAGTAAATGATGTGTGCAGAACTTATTTAGGTAGTGAATACGCATTTATGGTGGTAACTACCTACCTCAGTCCTGTAATAAGAAAATATGGCAAACATAACTGTAAGTTATGAAGTACACAGAATAGAGGATGACTCATATATAAATCCACTTATTGAATCTACTGTTGAAAAATAGTCACAAGGAAGAGGGCTCTTTGTTACCTAAGAGCCAGCACATTGTGACATTATATAGACTGGGTTTTCCTTTTGATCTGTGGTATAAAGGTAAAACATGCCTGTACCACAGgcatgagtgctttgcctgatcaCTGGTACAATGTGAGATGTTTTAAGTGCAGTTAAGTATGTAATGGCATAATTAGCTTAATGGAAAATTATGTAACTATTAATGGCAAATGGCTTAACCATTAATGACAGCTGCTAGGATATAATGACAGCTGCTAGGATATAATAACAGCTGCTAGGATATAATAACAGCTGCTAGGGTATAATAACAGCTGTGCTAGGTGACAAGTGTCTATCAtttatcaaaacagcaatataaactaaGAGTTGTACTCTGGCAAAGTGTGAGTGATGGTGGCCATAACTATTTACTTTGATGACTTACCTACTGCTTGCAGTCTTGCTAGTGTATTTGTATTGGCAGTGTAAAGTTTGCTCATGGAAATAATATAATGATGGTCAACAGTTACACTACGTACAATAACAACAACGCTTTATTGGGGGTTCAAATGTAAGTGTGACAGCACAGGCATAATGTGGTGAGTAATGGAGTGTAGGACATTGTGAGATGTATTAAGAGTTCTGATGTTTTACAATCAGTGAACTAGTGAAGTTATAATTATccataaataaaatatatactTACAGGACAAATTTATGACATCATAGCATTAAACTTATTGCATCATATACCACTATATGACATCATATTACACCATATGACATGACATCATACCTAATAGCTGTTAATGATTGCTAATGTAGTTTTTTAattttactttaatagagctATTGGAGGTATTACCCATGATAAATTATTGCAGTATAACATCACAACTCACCCATAGAGATACTCGAATGAACATACTCATAGGGGCCCTATTTCTGGTATAACTTCCCACTTGTGGGATAACTAGATTATTCCCAGACTAGTGAGTGTTTATTACATAATCATGGAAACGTTCCATGTTAGAAAATGGTGAGTTAAACTGTTCTTCAAGTTGAAACAATTGTTTTTAATGATGAAATATCTAGGACAACTATGTGCACCACTCATGTATACAATTCTATTAGCAGTGCACTGCGCATGTTAATTCAGTTGAATAATATGTTTGTATGAGACATTGTATTGATATGATGACAAAAAGCACTTTCAATATATGGGCAGACGTCTTGTCTTCCAAGAAACATTTTGAAATTAGACTATCTGAGATTGAAATAAGAGGGTATTATGGTATATCGAGCTATTCTTAAAGCAAGAAAATATTTTTATGATCAGGTTTTCTGAGATTAAATGTGAGGGTATTTGGAATTCCACTTGCATTATTGCTTAGCTAATTCAAGTTGAAGGTGGCCCTCTGAAGAATTTCCTGTCTGTACATGActgtgctatatatatatatgagaaATAAGGCAATCAAAGAGTGGTCTTACATATATAGTATTCAGCCTGGCCTTACACTGCATCTGTACATGTAATTGCCTCTCACTCACTGTATCATAGTAGGaaacacaaaggagtaggtgtggcccacgaaataacatcacccataaaccagcctcaattttcccagacaacgatgaggcagtattggttaggttaaACCAAGCTTCAGATTGGcccaaaatgtttttaaaaggttgctacggaatttttaaacttatttaatggaattttctattgactgactgcctgaatgactgactgatgccttcagacaaatgtagctagctaactcaatataaacggctaaggctacaggcttgattttttaactgtccgacgtcacttcagcccaagagATGCCTTTGGGCATAcagcagtacatacaatgcattcttcatgggtttaccagtgtcctcctttgtgtcccgttcatctttgctgacagcgaaaagtgttgattaggcggtagcacatgatggcttctcttcgtaacggaaattgtccgtattttttcacagtgactattttgattgcagaggtgcttttcaaacagttcttgatttgaaatgctgtgtaaagggttgaacatagagtagctgacaatgaagcataatggatacttcacttttcagacgataattgagataagctggggcgcacggcaccatttcagatgtagtatgcatgggttcaccagtcataatgattatttacaaaaaacggttaacaaacaagtacacaaaaaattggaattttcaactggactAAGGACCATAGCAtgtcaataaaaagtaatgcCACAAACTGGAGCAGTCCATGATACTAaatcgcagtaaaacaataggaagtgttatatccctactgtgcatttcagttatagtatcttgagcacagtaggtatataacacttcttattgtttttactgtaatttaatatcatggaccactccaacttgtttcagtactttttatcgatgtgctatggtccctactctagttaaaattccaattttttgtgtactttattTTGTGTATAGCAATATAGGATTATAATATTGTTGTTATATGGTTAGCAGTTTAGAAGTAGTATAGATtggattggagcctctacataTTTGGTATTGAGAGGGCATGGGAGTGTAAAAGTGCCATCACCCTATGGTTGAAACAAgttcttgactaaaaatagtttaaAGTAAACTTGGTCTTTTGTAATAATTAAATGTTATCCTTGTAGTGAGGAGAGCAATTTGATACCTGGTGTTGGGATTGATATGTTATTGAAGGATGGAAAGTTGGACCATTATAAAGCTGGACCAGTTTATTGGGTGGATTCTTCTGATGTTCATCCTCGTATAGGGAGTGCCTCTGCTGCTATTTGGAGACTGAATTGTCTTGGAAGATTGTCCCATTCTGGACTACCCCATAAGGTGaagtgtatgtatatagtgGATGGGTGCTATAGTACACAATGCAATGTGTGTGTGCAATGTAACATgtactgtgtagtgtagtgtagtgtagtgtgtgtgtgtgtgcgtgcatgtgtgcgtgcatgtgtgcgtgcgtgcatgcatgtgtgtgtgtgtacatgcatgtgtgcgtggGTGCATGGGTACACAATCATGTGAGAAGTGTCAAGGACCAAAATCTCTTTATTTGACTCATTTACTAGATTCAGACTAAGGGGAATTGAAATATGTAGGGTGTAACCACAATCTATTAATGTTTACTCCACAATCCTTTCTTTTTGTGGATTCATTACCTATTCCACATTTTAAAGTGTTTTAGTAAATACAGTGTctagttaataataataaagaacCTAGCAATCTTCAATGTTAGGTAGTAACTAATGTAGATCTATGTAATAAGTACAGtaaatatactgtacagtacataagGCTAACAATTGCatgtaaattccttgtttcccattctAGTCAGacaaaaatatcctgtgggcaGGTGGCTATTATATATTAAATTTAATATTCTATATCAAGGACATTAAAGGGAACCCATTAACTTCAAATTACTTTTTTTTCTCTCAGATTCAGGAGAGCTAGATTCAAGGTTACTGTTTAGTAATGAGTTACGACCTttagtgtgacagggtgtagtttgtgcccacattccctgttttcgTAGGCCTGGTCATAAATTTGAATGCGGCTCTAACAATATCATGCAGaaaggtgacaggaaacaaggaatctacaattggtgACCTTACTATTATTGGGTGAAAAATATGTATGGCATATATCTTATAGGGTATTAACAGTGTGGAGCTGGCCATGGATGCAGTCACCCACACACAGAAGAGATTCTATCAGGATTACCCACCACATCCTTCTGAGGCTGTATACAAGTTTATTTGTCCCTCTACCATGAAGCCAACTCAGATTAAGGTAAGCAGTTACAAGAGCAGTATATGATCCACAGTGCttgtatacataatattaatgCATGTTTATATTTTAGTTGCTATTGTTTTTAAACATGGTAAGCATTTTAGGCATCAATCACATGTATAGCAGTAGAGGCATAATTTGAATTACTTCGCTGTTATACGGCACAAGTATATTACATTTTAATTGTGTGGTTACAGAAGCTACGTAAACGTATTTACTGTATtcaatgtatttgtatttttgtCGCTGCAGTCAGCTGAAGGTAGTGTCAACCAGATCCCACCCCAGGCTGAAGTACAGGGTGATATCAGACTGACCCCATTCTATAGCATCACTGAATGTTTGGAGAGGGTGAAGGGATATGTTGCAGAACTAAATAAAGGTATGTCAACTCTTGATGGtttaaaaaataaaacacaTACACCACATTTACTAAGCTATGCCACAAGAGTGCTTTTTTGAGGGTGAAACTAGTAAAATACTGTACTATGGTATTCAAGATGATTATAAAACACAATGATGCTTATCAAATATTCTGCTTCTAACCACACAATGCTGCCTTTCAAAGGTGTGGTACAGTTTTTGATTTAGAATGCAATGCTACTGTCCTGCAGCTCTACTCAAGCACAAAGCCTAAATATGCATGGTACATAATGCATACACAAGTAGCTATAAAGAATTCTAAATTTTAGTAGAGATCttagaaataaaagtagtgaagcaagaaaACTTgcatatacatactgtagttcACATTGAACTTAATTGACTAAGGTAGAAAAAAATTGTAGAAactttacaaaatatttcatgatGCTTTTCTGTATGCATGTTTGAGCTGCTGAATTTCCTAAACATTAATGCCAATTcatcatgaaggaaaagtgCAGGTTGTGTTTGATTGATACTCTTTGATAGAAAAAACCTTTAAAGATTCCTGCATGATACTGAAGTTTTGTGTTGTATGCTACATTGTAGTGTTTCATTTACATATGTTTTACTATTACAGATATTAACGTACTGGTGTCTGGTGATCGTGGTCCATGCAGCAAGTATGAAATCAGTACTTCAGAGGGTGACTTTAAAGGAGAACTGGAAATTTTTTGGGAGGGAGAAATATATAAGGTTAGAAGGAGTATTTATAGCATAGCATACATACTGTAGCTTGATACAGTAGTAAGATCTGCAAGCTAGACTAATTgacatgcatacagtatgtataaacataCCATAATGTGCTAGTGAATTAGTGCATGTCGGCATGTCCTGTTGTATAtgtatatctaaaccaaaacagccaagctgtaaaaaaagagtgcagccctcaaaaaggccaggttgaaaaaagatgtgaaatccaaggtggcggccaagaaatggctgtgatggttaggttaatggcaaaaaatttaattacgacaatccAGGTGCCTCCTCCATTAGGAtctggcaccaaattcacctgaactgtattaattaaaatttttgccattaacctaccatcatggccatttcttggctgccaccttggatttcacatctatttTTAACCTGGcatttttgagggccgcactctttttttacagcttggctgttttggtttagatatcacttcttttagtattgcaaaccacaaagccggccattaactggctttggtgcttccttctaactttttttttttttctttcttttctttaggaattgtggaacaaaggaagaaatgttgtgtacagctttttgtctgattaaactttttgtatatttaacaatgaaagatattCATACTGTAgataataaggtgacttcttatacataactgaactgtagctgaaactgccattgtttgtagctgaactcttttcaaagtgacttatttctagctgaactctgtacatggtgatttgtttccaacacatatttctacgggatgatttgtttgtagctgatccctatagatAGGGTAACTTGagtctagctgatatctctacagggtgatttgtttgtagctgatgtagggtgatttgtttgtagctgaactctctacatgatggtttctttgtagctgaactctctacaaggtaacttcttctagctgatctctctacagggtgacttgtttgtagctgaactttctacttgatggtttctttgtagctgaactctctacaaggtaacttcttctagttgatctttctactaggtgacctgtttatagctgatgtagggtgatttgtttgtagctgaactctctgcatgatggtttctttgtagctgaactctctacaagttaacttgttctagctgatctctctacagggtgacttgtttgtagctgaactctctacatgatggtttctttatagctgaattctctacaaggtaatttcttctagctgatgtctctacaggatgacttgttagtagctgaactatcttcagggtgatttttttgtagctgaactctctacaaggtgatccttctagctgatctctctacagggaaaattgtttctaactgaactctctacacggtggtttgtttgcagctgaactctctacatggtggtttctttgtagctgaactctctataagatgacttcttatagctgcgctatctacacagtgatctttttgtagctgaactctctacaaggtgatttgtttgtagctgaactctctacaagatggtttctttataactgaactctctgcaagatgatttcatctagctgatctctctacaatatgacttcttgtagctgatctctctattgggtgacttgtgtctagttgtacactctataaggtaatttgcttgtagctgaatactctacagggtgatttgtttgtagttgaactctctacaggatggtttctttgtagctggtgtctctacaggtgacttgctgatctctctacaggatggtttctttgtatctgaactctctacagggtgataagggtgatcacttcacagctgaatcctctacaaggtggcttcttctatctaagtttctctacagtgtgatttgtttgtagctgaactctctacaagggatGTTTTCTAGCtcagctctctcttgtttctagttgatctctctacagagtaacttgttagtaaaactgaagtctttacatggtggattttggttgttaaactccctgtatgaagacttgtttgtttctacagagtgaattgtttgtagctgaactctctccagggtgcatgacttgtttatagctgaactctcttcagtgtgacttgtaatgttctgaatcactacagcaatctatttgtagctgaactctctatagggtgacttgcttcttgctgaactgtctataagattaactgtttgtagctgaactacctacagaataaattgtaatgtaatagaattctataatggagtaccgtaaataaatttaaaccaaaacagccaagctgtaaaaaagagtgcggccccccaaaaggccaggatgaaaaagatgtgaaatccaagatggcggccaagaaatggctgtgatggtaggttaatggcaaaaaatttaattacgacaattcaggtgaatttgcattgctaCCTCCagtaggatttggcaccaaattcacctgaatttggtatgtggagtactgaagtcgGCGAGCATGtctacagcaaaaatcatcttgcttcatcaaggcagcacagagctacgtaagtgcgaaaattgcattttcgttcttcctgtcaatatactcacgggtgttgcgcatcagcttcttgagccgcacgacacactactgtgtgtcttgatgcagtatatacagtatatattttcCTGTCACACATGTCTGTACATCCATCTGTATAGTACAGAATTGGAAGGTTGAAGACTGGACACTTTGCATCCATCCATGTGCATTTTCACTTATGCCTGCATATTAATTCAGTACTTTTACTATCCAGATATCCTAAATAGAAATCTTTGTGAATAATGACATTATCACTTGCTGTAAAACAGTAGCTTTTTCATCACCCGGGCATGTTTACTTATGTAGTAAATTAGATTGCAAATAAACAACAcatcattcaaaatttgtagtaAATAAATGATGATTATGGAAGCTCTGTAGAAAACTCAACATGAAATTGTTTGTATTATTAGCAACTATTCTAATGATTTCAGAATACTATCTGGATAGTATACTTTGTAATGTATAGTAACATCTGATTCATACGTGGAGACAAAAATTTTACTTCAACCTGCATCAAGTATTTTTACTTCACTTTAGATCTACACTGTATGCTTGTTGTGTTAATGCACACATTTGATTTTTTATTatgactttacagcacaagtgctgggGTATGTAGAATACCTGGTCCTATATACAGGTTgtctaaagttgttacagaaagtgtgtttacCTGTGTATTTGTTCTAGTGTAGCTCTATGTAGGCATAAAATATTGATTTTAGGGAATCGCCTGTGACCTGGACAGTGATGGACATAAAGCATTGGATGAAGCCACTAAGGCAGTGATTGGATCATCTGAACCTTTTTCTAGTAATGGTAGTCTGCCACTGGTTGGGGAAATGCAAGAAGCTGGATTTGATATACAGGTTGGTTAGGGTAGTAACAGTTTGTTTACTAGATTTACAAATATGCTTTTGGTTCTTCGTACATGTTACCATGCCTGTCACGACCACTCTACATTTGGACAATCATGAAATAAAAACCATAGTTTGTTATTATATAAACTCTTCTAAAGTAGACTTGCGATAATTATGCCAGTATACATGTAGTTTTGAGCAAAATAGGCATCAAGTATTTTGCTAGCATAATAAGACAATTTCAAAATTCTTAGATTTAAATACACAATGCATGCACAAAAgacaaaaaaaatgtgcacattagtactgcatttcatattaaAAATATGTAATTCCATTCTTGTCTGAATGTTCAAACTTTGCAGAAACACTTTCAAAGTACAAATATATGTATTTATATACAGGTATAATCTGCCAGTTTAATCAATTGATACTCATGTATTAGCACTGTACatccactgtgaaaaaggtgggatataagatggtattttcAGTGGCTTATTCAATACAAATAaaccttaatataaatcctgtattatactcatcttatactttagtataatctgtactatactattgcatatatagttacagtttatttaccacattacctgaaatagcttatatctaatataatgcccacattATACCATCACATGTGTGGttgtatgtttaacacattaagtaaagccttacatgagattgttagtatactagaggttataccaagctttttgtattcaataagccactggaaacgCCATatcatttttcacagtgatcAAAATAATGTGTGTAACTAAAACAGGATGAACAACAGTATGCAGAATAACTGCTTTGTTTTATCAATTTATTTCATCGACTGTGGTACAAGGTGTAtggtctattaaagtatatGAGCTTTGTTAATAAATGAGTGGGCTTCATActacaaatcaagacacacagtagtgtgtcatgcaaccAAGAAAGcaggcgcaccacaccgtgagtatattgacaggaagaaagaaaatagcTTTTTCACGTGTGCATAGCTTCATGGCCACTTCTACAAAACACACCATTTTTGTTTTGCATTAAAGCTGTTCGCCAggtagggtacaccacacagcaaGTTTGATTAAActcacaacagccatttgcgagatatggacattcaaagtttcattttaatttctttgtttttcttcttatgccatacg
This region includes:
- the LOC136263496 gene encoding acetylornithine deacetylase-like, with translation MEVELDFDEARYLKLLTNLIGETEHLQNNPPNFIPEEDRAVKHVLDALQPYTKENGGLLKVEHVAYVDGRGNVIIEYDNSLGRSTNEQKTISFIGSHLDVVPADPNTWERDPFKLTIEGDKLYGRGTTDCLGHVAMLTEMFIQLAEKKPKMKRKIAAVFIAAEESNLIPGVGIDMLLKDGKLDHYKAGPVYWVDSSDVHPRIGSASAAIWRLNCLGRLSHSGLPHKGINSVELAMDAVTHTQKRFYQDYPPHPSEAVYKFICPSTMKPTQIKSAEGSVNQIPPQAEVQGDIRLTPFYSITECLERVKGYVAELNKDINVLVSGDRGPCSKYEISTSEGDFKGELEIFWEGEIYKGIACDLDSDGHKALDEATKAVIGSSEPFSSNGSLPLVGEMQEAGFDIQMCGYGHSSVYHGDNEYCSLSYMKVGLKIFNHILNRFNQ